The region GGGGCGTCACGTAGTTGGTCACGCCCGGCGGCAGGGGGGCCCGGGGCGGAATAAACACCTTGCGATCCGGGGCATCTTCTTTCAGAAAAGCGGTACTCATAACAAAAAGCGTTGACTCTTCTTACACAACGCACCGCGCCCCTTTCGGGTTTACCATCGCCCGTTTACCCCTGTATCAACGCCCAAGAGGCTCACCAACCCTCGTTTCAGGCGGGAGCACCCAGGCGGAAGCCCATTACTAGGATGTCGTCGGTTTGCTTGCCCCCATTTTTCCAGGCCTCGATGGTAGCATGAAGCACTTCCTGCTGCTTCTCCATCGGTTGCTGGTGGATGTCGAGCAACAACTGTTTGAAGCGTTTGGTCATGAACTTGCCGTTGTCCGGCCCTCCGAACTGATCCTGAAATCCGTCGGAAAAGAGGTAGAGCGTCGTGGGTTGATCGATCCGGATGATGTGTTTCTTGTATCCTCCTGCTTTTCGACGTTCCAGACTTCCCCCGATGGGATTGACGTCGCCTTTGATCTGGTAAAGTTCGCCGTTCTGGATGTACACCAGTGGATTCTTGGCTCCGGCAAATTCTACGACACCTTCGGCAGATCGGTAAACGCACAGGGCAGCGTCCATGCCATCTTTATTACCCGTGGTCTCTTGCTGCAGCGCCGTACGGATTTCCGTGTCGAGGTGGTCGAGTATGTGGTGCGGTTCATGTACCTGTCGGCCAACAATCCCATTCAACGTGTTGATGCCGATCATCGACATGAAGGCACCGGGGACGCCGTGTCCCGTACAGTCGACGGCCGCAAACGCTACGTCGGCGTGCGTATCGCGACGCACTTCGGCGATCCAGTAGAAATCACCACTCACCGAATCGCGCGGTTTAAACAGGACAAACGAATCGGGCAGTTGCTCACGACGGACGTTGCTGTGGTGCAGCATGGCCTCCTGGATGCGCTGAGCGTAGTTGATACTGCCCTGAATATCCTTGTGCTGGCGGGCGATGTCGTCGTGTTGCCGGGCGATTTCTTTGTTGGCGGTGACCTGTTTTCGGTAGCTGTAGACCATCACGCCGATCAGGGCCGACGCCATCAGTGCTACGATCAGAATGGCGTTACGAAAAAGGGCCGCCTTTTGCAGACGAACGTCCTGTTCCAGAATCTGCAAAGCCGCCAACTCCTTTTCCTTACTCAACAAGTCAATCTCCAGTCGCTGGTTTTCGCTAAGAGCTTCCGCCTCCCGCAGGGAAAGCGCGGTTTCCTGCAATGACGTCTGGGTAGCCAGCAGCGTGGTTTCCGTTTGGCGCAGCTGTTGGGTAGCCGCAATCCGCTCTTGTCCGGCTTGTTTCGCCTGCGCTTGCAGCGTTTTCAGATGCGCTTCGTTGGAAGCCAATCCTTCGTACAACGCCTGGTACTTGGCAGCCTTTGTCGCGTCGCCTTCTCGGGTGTACGCGTCGGCCAGCCAGGCATAGCACTTCTCCTGCAACGCCGCATCGCCTTCCCGAATCGCCAGCGAAAGGGCTTCTTCGAACGGCTCTAGTGCCCGCTTGGCCCGCCCCATTGCTACGTATCCTAGGCCTACGTCGACCAAGCTTTGTTTGATCCATGTCGTCTTTTTGAGTTCCTGAGCCGACTTCAGCGCTTTCTGGTAGTACGACACCGCTTTGTTGTGATTACCCTCCTTGCTGAGCAATGTGCCCATGCGTTGATTCGACAGGTACAGTAAGGTCAGGTCATCGGCTTTGCCGCCCCATTTAAGACTCTGTTCCAGGTAGTCGACGGCTTCGGTCGTCCGTCCCGCGGCTTCGTGCAGTTTGGCAAGCTCGTAACAGTAGAGGGAGGCTTTCTGGTGGTTTTTGTCCTGCAAGGCGCGCGTCAGCAGTTGCTCGAACTCTTCGAGCGAGGCGGGGGCACTTAGGGCAGGGATCACCAGCAAGAAGGCGAAAATTCGTACCCAGGTACGAAGCGTTTTTCGTAAAAGATGCATACTAACTAAAGAGAGGTTCGATGTCACTTGGCCTCACATCCGAGTAAAGTTTCAAAGTTACGAACCTCTTGCAGGGGCCTTCCGGGATTCAGGGATAGACCTGTCCCATGTCAGAACAGACTTCACTTCCGCGCAGCGACGAAGCTTCTTACCCAGGCAAATGCTGTGGCAATGCGCTGAGGATGTGACGTGTTACGCAAGAAAGCTGCGGAGAAGTAGCAGGATCGACAGGGCTTCTCTCCTATTCTGAGCATGTGAGAAGTGAAGCCCAATCGCAGGATAATGCCCGACCCATTTAAAACATTTAAACATATAATTGCACTTAACCCACTAGAACAAGCTCCATCATGACGGTTGCCGCCAGCGCAAATTTTCCAGGGAAGGCCAGTGGCTAGTGCTGTCGGGCAATCGGATTTGTAGCCCTTCGAATTGCCGAATGGAATAAGGACTCTCACCGATTTCCCGGAATCCGGCGGCCAGCCGAACGCGGTACGCATCGTCGATCCAGAACAGCCCTCGGTCGAACGCCCGGTGCAGCGTAGGCGTTAACGTCAAGCCGTTGGTCAGGGTATCGTCGTGCGTCTCACGGAATGGTACAATGTGGCAGGCATCGACCAGTTGAACATCGGCCGTGGCTTCTACCCGTAAACCCGACACACAACAGGCATAGCCGTACAGTTTGGGCACCTCCCGCTTAAAGACACCACTTCGTACAAACACTTCTTCTTCGTAAGTAATCGGGTCAAGGTCTCTGGCCAGTGCCTCGAACTGGGTTCGGTACGCGACCGGATCGTCTGCCGCCATGTGGTGCGCCAGTTGGGTCAGGTAAGTGGTGGTACCGTTCAGGGTCTTCTGCGGAAAATAGGCCTCCAGCAACGTCAGGCGGAGCACCTCCCGCGCCGCCGAATCCTGCATCAACAGGGCTAGCTCCGGTTCCAGTTGTACGTAAGCGACGGTATCCAGCAGGTTAGCAAAGCTGCGAATCGAATGGGAGGTTGTCAGCGCCACGCGCATGCCGGGTTGTTCTACCAGCCGCCAGTAGCCTCGTTTTTCTTTACTGAGATGGTAGAAAGGCAGTGAAAAGTTGGCGGTGTTCGCCGTATCGACCAGCTGCCGCCAGTAATCTTTGAACGTCGAAACCAGTTCCGCCGTAATGTACACCCTGCCATCTCTGATGCGCCCCGCCTCCACTTCGTGCAACACACTGAGGAGCAACACCGGCTTGTGCGGCGCTTTTCCGTAACGGGTCGTACCACGATTCAGCTTCTGAAATGCGTGTTGATAATAAGCAAGGGAACGCAAGCGCTGACAGGTTTCGGTTGGATGAATGCCATCAAAGATAAAAGTAAAGCCCTAAACCCCAACGTGTTGCCGTACACACGTCATTCCTCCCCTTTCCACACAGCGTAAGGTTTTGAGCGGAGTGCCTTTTTTGTTTTCCGACCGAGGTAACATCTTGGCGACCCTGATTCCACTTGCTCTGCATGAACGCTGTTAAACACGCCGAACTTTCTGTCCACCGCCGGGGAGGCCACCGCGACGATTACTATCCGCTGCACGATTTTATGGACAGTACCAAGGAGTTGTGCAGCGACAACCGGCACCGGATTTTGCACACGCTGTGGGGCATCAAACGCGTGATCATTCCCATTTTCGGGCATACGCTGACCAACGCCGACGGCAAGCGGATCAACGTCAAAGACCTTTGTGAACAGGACCACGTGTTGCCCGACTACCGCAATCGCTTTATCCCTACGCTGGCCGACTTTGCCGAAGCCGTAGAAGCCAATCCGGATGACGCCCACCGGCTGCAGACGTTCTTCAACGCGTATCAGCACGACGAACCGCTGCGCGATCTGCTGCTGTCGCCCCTTTCGCAAACGGGACGCCTTAAATCGCTCTGGTTCACCCACAACAGCTGGTTTCTGAACGAGATTGTCCCACGCGTGCTGAACCGTCCGCCCCGGTTTCAGGAGTTCAGCCTTTCGCCGGCCGATTTCTTCCGCCGGATGCGCTTCGAACCGTGGATGGACAACGGCCACGGGGTGCCGCCCAGCGCTCAGCAAACCCTCTCTTTACTTCACCCTTCTTCCTGATATGGCAACCTTTGGACTACACAAACGCTGGTTTTTCTATACCGACGAATGGTACGTAACCGACCACACCCTGGCCGGATGCGTCGGACAGTACGCTACGCAGGCCGAAGCCCAGGCGCAGCAACGCATCTACGACCGGCAGGCCCTGAAAAACATGGGGAGTGGGGACTATCTGCGCGACCTGGCCGGTTTTTTCGAAAGCAACGGGCAGGAAGTGCAACAGCAGTTGGTCCTGTTTGCCCGCAGCCAGGGATGGGAGGACCACTTGCGCGAGCATACCTACCACAACAGCGATAAAACGTATTTTGAGCTTTCGCTTCCCGCGGATGCAACCGACGCGCAACTGGACACGGTGCTGGACATCACGGGGGCGTCGTTTCACGTCGTCGTCGAGTATAAAGCAGTAAAATCGTATGCCTACATCCGGTGGAACTACGACTTCTGGGGCAAGAAAGCGTTCGCGATGCTGAAGACAGAAGGGCAGCTGGATTCCCGTTCTCCGTACATTGCCGGCCAGCCGCGAAAAGGCTATTACCTGATTCATAAGCCCCTCAAAAGACGCAAAACGGCGAAGTTCCCTTCGGTCGAAGCGGCCTGGCAGGAGGCCCTGGCGACGTTTCTGCGACTCCGCGACGCCCTCCCCGACTCTACGTTTCTGGGAAAGCATTACGTAGAAGACTGGTCGGACGAGGTGGTTTTCCTGATGGCGTACCTGGCCCACTGCCAAAGCCTGACGCTCACCCACGAAGTCGTCACCCCTGTGAATCAGAAAACCATCCAGTCGAAACTCCGGAAGCTGAAGTCGAACCGCTTCCTGACCGAAGGCATGAAATTCTTTCAACTCGAGTGGCCCGCCCCGGCCGCCGTCACGCCCGAAGAACTGCAGGGGCTGATCGAGTTACTGCGCGTCAAGCCGTTCGAGGTCATTCCAATGGTCAGCGAAGTCAATGGACAGGAAATTCGCGAGTACAATCCGGAATCCACCACGTTCTGACCAGCGTCAAACGTCCCTAGCTCTTCCAGGGTATAGTTTCATTTGCCGGACAACGTTTGCCGCGGGCATCCACCCGATTGCCGCCCGCTCGATAGAGGAGATCCGCCCAAGAGTAATTATCTTTGTATAGCTTCGCAAGGAGCCACTTTTACGGCTTCTGGACCGCTACTTACTCGCCCGCAAACGCTAACTTTCCCATGCCACTCCCCACCGAAGAGGAACTCGACCGCTACTACCTCCTCAAGCAACAAGGCCACAGCTACCGCGAAATCCGCGAACGCATGTACGCGCAAGGACACGAAGAGGACGTGGTGAAAGCCGTGATCGAACTGATCGACGAGTGGGAGTTGGAGGACGTTGAGGCGCAACAGCAGCGGCGGCAGACGCTTCTTTCGATCGTGATCGGCGGGATTCTACTCGTCGCAGGCGTGGCACTGGCCATCGGCACCTACCGGCGGGGCTACAAGCAGTTTGTGGTGGCCGTAGGGATGCTGACCATCGGCATTGGCATGTTTCTGCGTGGTCTGAATCGCCGCTCCAAAGGCCCCCATGCCGTCCGGAAAGACCGCCGCTCGGCGTTCATCCGCAACTGGGGGCGGTGACCCCGGGCAACCGGAAGCGGGCATCCGCACCGCCTCTTCCTGCGCTCGCATCGGCACAAACCCGCCCTCGTTTTCCAAACCATCAGCGCTCACGGCTGTTCTGTTCCTATGAAGAAAGGAATTATTGTGGGCGGTTGCCTGGTGCTCGTCCTCCTGCTCCTCGGGCTGTTTGGGAAATCCATGCTGCAAAGCCTCGCTCCGGAAATTAAAGACGTTACGCACGTTTCAGGGACGGCCGTTTATGACAAGGCGTACGAGCGCTTGACGTTCGTTATGGAGAACCACCTGATGGTGCCGATCCATTTCGACAGTGTCTTCGTTGATTCGTACGCCGACGGACAGAAAGTAGTCACCATTCGTCGCGAGCGCGATTTCCGGCTGGGGGCACTGGCCACCGACACGGTCAGCTACGAAGCCACAATTGACCAGCAGGACTTGCTCGACATCCTTCAGGAGGCGGAAGCGAACGATCAGGATTCCATCGACCTGCACCACACGGGCGTGTTGTATTACCACTTGCTCGGCACAAGCCTGGAAATTCCGATAGATGTCACCACCAAGATCAAGGCCTACCGCCTGCCCAAGTTCCGGGTGAAAGAGGTAACGTGGGATCGTTTTCTGGCGCTGAAAGGCGATTTGCACCTCAACGTATGGAACCGCACCGAGTTTGCCTTTACGGTGCAGCGCGTGGATCTGCACATCCGCGTGCAGGACA is a window of Catalinimonas alkaloidigena DNA encoding:
- a CDS encoding HNH endonuclease; translated protein: MRSLAYYQHAFQKLNRGTTRYGKAPHKPVLLLSVLHEVEAGRIRDGRVYITAELVSTFKDYWRQLVDTANTANFSLPFYHLSKEKRGYWRLVEQPGMRVALTTSHSIRSFANLLDTVAYVQLEPELALLMQDSAAREVLRLTLLEAYFPQKTLNGTTTYLTQLAHHMAADDPVAYRTQFEALARDLDPITYEEEVFVRSGVFKREVPKLYGYACCVSGLRVEATADVQLVDACHIVPFRETHDDTLTNGLTLTPTLHRAFDRGLFWIDDAYRVRLAAGFREIGESPYSIRQFEGLQIRLPDSTSHWPSLENLRWRQPS
- a CDS encoding SpoIIE family protein phosphatase, whose product is MHLLRKTLRTWVRIFAFLLVIPALSAPASLEEFEQLLTRALQDKNHQKASLYCYELAKLHEAAGRTTEAVDYLEQSLKWGGKADDLTLLYLSNQRMGTLLSKEGNHNKAVSYYQKALKSAQELKKTTWIKQSLVDVGLGYVAMGRAKRALEPFEEALSLAIREGDAALQEKCYAWLADAYTREGDATKAAKYQALYEGLASNEAHLKTLQAQAKQAGQERIAATQQLRQTETTLLATQTSLQETALSLREAEALSENQRLEIDLLSKEKELAALQILEQDVRLQKAALFRNAILIVALMASALIGVMVYSYRKQVTANKEIARQHDDIARQHKDIQGSINYAQRIQEAMLHHSNVRREQLPDSFVLFKPRDSVSGDFYWIAEVRRDTHADVAFAAVDCTGHGVPGAFMSMIGINTLNGIVGRQVHEPHHILDHLDTEIRTALQQETTGNKDGMDAALCVYRSAEGVVEFAGAKNPLVYIQNGELYQIKGDVNPIGGSLERRKAGGYKKHIIRIDQPTTLYLFSDGFQDQFGGPDNGKFMTKRFKQLLLDIHQQPMEKQQEVLHATIEAWKNGGKQTDDILVMGFRLGAPA
- a CDS encoding DUF6915 family protein, which gives rise to MNAVKHAELSVHRRGGHRDDYYPLHDFMDSTKELCSDNRHRILHTLWGIKRVIIPIFGHTLTNADGKRINVKDLCEQDHVLPDYRNRFIPTLADFAEAVEANPDDAHRLQTFFNAYQHDEPLRDLLLSPLSQTGRLKSLWFTHNSWFLNEIVPRVLNRPPRFQEFSLSPADFFRRMRFEPWMDNGHGVPPSAQQTLSLLHPSS
- a CDS encoding LEA type 2 family protein, encoding MKKGIIVGGCLVLVLLLLGLFGKSMLQSLAPEIKDVTHVSGTAVYDKAYERLTFVMENHLMVPIHFDSVFVDSYADGQKVVTIRRERDFRLGALATDTVSYEATIDQQDLLDILQEAEANDQDSIDLHHTGVLYYHLLGTSLEIPIDVTTKIKAYRLPKFRVKEVTWDRFLALKGDLHLNVWNRTEFAFTVQRVDLHIRVQDNALETDIRKEVDFSIPAHDSTDVTVPFDFDINLLKTLGEVVKEGLRWEYELQGEVEIVVPRHDGEPGDTIPIDLYTKDRLPPLVGKK